A genomic stretch from Podospora pseudoanserina strain CBS 124.78 chromosome 3, whole genome shotgun sequence includes:
- the YOS9 gene encoding Protein OS-9 (BUSCO:EOG09264C3V; COG:O; antiSMASH:Cluster_2; EggNog:ENOG503NVH2), with protein MRRLNLVLLASLQLCRARQPSFSIHEDLLAHPQFEIVFSDQFISEADALALLDTQSSSSPAPSPTPSSQTELASPSTETDASNGQQQDPEDTDDDSNPVSETYELINSAPWKYLCTVPVLAPPPTLNQTATELAKAEEAREMSRASAKGWELMSGLEGHCLYFMSGWWSYSFCYGKDVVQFHALPRGTEGGPPVRDDSSQEYVLGRALPASEQPKDGQEKGLAPPNSELQVKGDQRYLVQKFEGGTVCDLTNKPRTIEVQYHCHPGVAGDRISWIKEVTICTYLMVVQTPRLCDDVAFLPPKVTKRHPVTCKQIVSSEEEESAWRYQKQVEAGGVLEGAGERARLKVGRPNGGADSNPFSGMTIGGVVVGGQKILGGKVNADGTPAFKLMPPRHISALATPKAATVTHVLLAKEKEGAPIERLSPEKLEELGIKDAFLDEMEAQLEAVSGGEGWRVEVVDAPGQERQYVVYQMLDNGADAIDLEKKHTLPPGGAEDQKTKGERQKTATKKQKPKAKKTAGQQEKTEGKKPRLDDDEEGSKEEFKDEL; from the exons ATGCGCCGGCTCAATCTGGTTCTCCTGGCTTCGCTGCAGCTCTGCAGAGCTCGACAGCCCAGCTTTAGCATTCACGAGGATCTGCTGGCCCATCCACAG ttCGAGATTGTCTTTTCCGATCAATTCATTTCCGAAGCCGACGCTCTCGCTCTCCTCGACACACAatcatcgtcctccccagctccctctccaaccccatcatcccagaCCGAGCTCGCCAGCCCGTCCACAGAGACAGATGCCAGCAAtggccaacaacaagaccCCGAAGACACCGACGATGATTCCAACCCGGTCTCCGAGACGTACGAGCTGATCAACTCTGCCCCGTGGAAATATCTCTGCACCGTACCCGTCCtcgctccccctccaacactcAACCAAACCGCCACCGAGCTCGCCAAGGCCGAAGAAGCTCGGGAAATGTCCCGTGCCTCGGCCAAGGGATGGGAGCTCATGAGTGGTCTTGAAGGACATTGTCTCTACTTTATGAGTGGTTGGTGGAGCTATTCTTTCTGCTACGGCAAAGACGTTGTTCAGTTCCATGCTCTGCCACGAGGCACCGAAGGGGGCCCGCCTGTCCGGGATGACAGCAGCCAGGAGTATGTGCTGGGAAGGGCGCTACCCGCTTCTGAGCAACCAAAGGACGGGCAAGAAAAGGGCTTGGCCCCTCCCAACTCGGAGCTACAGGTTAAGGGCGACCAACGATACCTCGTCCAGAAGTTCGAGGGTGGTACCGTTTGCGATCTCACCAACAAACCACGCACCATTGAGGTGCAGTATCACTGCCATCCCGGCGTGGCAGGGGACAGGATCAGCTGGATCAAAGAGGTTACGATTTGCACCTACCTCATGGTGGTGCAGACACCACGACTCTGCGATGATGTGGCTTTTCTCCCACCAAAGGTCACCAAAAGACATCCCGTTACCTGCAAGCAAATCGTCAGcagcgaagaggaggagtcggCATGGAGATATCAGAAGCAGGTCGAGGCCGGCGGTGTGCTCGAGGGCGCTGGCGAGAGAGCCAGGCTCAAGGTTGGCCGCCCTAATGGTGGAGCCGACAGCAATCCCTTTTCGGGCATGACCATCGGgggcgtggtggtggggggacAAAAGATCCTGGGAGGAAAAGTGAATGCCGATGGAACCCCGGCGTTTAAGCTCATGCCTCCCCGACACATATCCGCCCTCGCTACGCCCAAGGCGGCGACCGTGACCCATGTTTTGCTCGCCaaagagaaggaaggggCCCCTATTGAAAGGCTCAGTCCGGAAAAGCTAGAGGAGCTGGGCATCAAGGATGCGTTcttggacgagatggaggCCCAGTTGGAGGCGGTATCCGGCGGTGAGGGGTGGAGAGTAGAAGTAGTGGACGCGCCTGGCCAGGAGCGACAGTATGTGGTCTATCAAATGCTCGACAACGGCGCCGACGCAATCgacctggagaagaagcacacTTTGCCTCCTGGTGGTGCCGAAGACCAAAAGACCAAGGGCGAGAGGCAGAAGACGGCgaccaagaagcaaaaaccaaaggccaagaagaccGCCGGGCAACAGGAAAAGACGGAAGGCAAAAAACCGCGTctcgatgacgacgaggaagggtCCAAAGAGGAGTTCAAGGATGAGCTGTAA
- a CDS encoding hypothetical protein (EggNog:ENOG503PAGZ) yields MGCHFVDQVSGLGRQSRLIKTNSTSPFLTTHKHQHQHQHQQTRCTFTTSPSSGPSPYHWLTRPRQPPPSPSSSPTPPQTLSSSKTSSPFRTPASYSPPSPPPSSFSLPTPPQPQPPSPLPKLHLLHRPNLPLPHHLRSHRRRHGRPRFGPHHNRPPHLLPLPQLHHPHPPELHPLNYPLPNGLLALPSNKSIILSADSLTGSILRIDTTTNTVTTILQSPQLLGGTVFPLGINGLAARPLFDGYLYFTVSGQGYFGRIKLSNQGYIPSGSQIQVLAQIQDPGWVNAFDDLDFDHTGKSAYIAWQRGRVVKVTQAAWGQQWTQETIVNGTEDVTLKGVTAVKFAKGWSGRKVLFATTGGLEGENDQVGGQVVRIDL; encoded by the coding sequence ATGGGATGTCACTTCGTCGACCAGGTTTCTGGGCTCGGCAGGCAAAGTCGTCTTATAAAAACCAACTCAACATCCCCTTTTCTcaccacacacaaacaccaacatcaacatcaacatcaacagaCAAGAtgcaccttcaccacctcgccctcctcgggGCCATCCCCCTATCACTGGCTCACCCGTCCCCGTCagccccctccatcaccgagCTCTTCGCCTACCCCCCCACAAACCCTATCTTCCTcgaaaacctcctcccccttccggACTCCCGCCTCTtactctcctccttctccccctccctcctccttttctctcccaactcccccacaaccccaaccgcccTCACCCCTTCCCAAACTGCACCTCCTACACAGGCctaacctccctctcccccaccacctacGCAGTCACAGGCGGCGTCATGGCCGGCCTCGGTTTGGaccccaccacaaccgccctccacatcttctccctctcccccaactccaccacccccaccctcctgaACTCCATCCCCTCAactaccccctccccaacggcctcctcgccctcccttCCAACAAAAGCATCATCCTCTCGGCCGACTCCCTCACCGGCTCCATCCTCCGAATCgacacaacaaccaacaccgtcaccacaaTCCTCCAAtccccccagctcctcggcggcACAGTCTTCCCCCTCGGCATCAACGGCCTCGCCGCCCGGCCCCTGTTCGACGGATACCTCTACTTTACCGTTTCCGGCCAGGGGTATTTCGGGAGGATCAAACTCTCCAACCAGGGGTACATCCCCTCGGGCAGCCAAATCCAAGTGCTGGCCCAGATTCAGGACCCCGGGTGGGTCAACGCGTTTGACGATCTCGATTTTGACCACACCGGCAAGAGCGCCTACATTGCCtggcagagggggagggtcgTCAAGGTTACTCAGGCCGCATGGGGACAGCAGTGGACGCAGGAGACTATCGTCAATGGGACCGAGGATGTGACGCTGAAGGGTGTTACGGCGGTGAAATTCGCGAAGGGCTGGTCGGGGAGGAAGGTCTTGTTTGCTACCACCGGGGgactggagggggagaatgaTCAGGTGGGAGGGCaggtggtgaggattgaTCTCTAG
- a CDS encoding hypothetical protein (EggNog:ENOG503P76M; COG:S) translates to MADQPVAPARASTLEMERIRYDPEWEIPTNYPPRKKPENPLLAKIKSTFTTTTPSTLPPPAASAPAVVNIDSKETSLPPSTSHSANGVPLPPGKQHPGLLSRYLPPEKRCFGHLTRRAFLLLLLAILFILALALGLGLGLGLRHRQSESIPLPWTSAGKGVQTGSLTFYDPSSAAGACGWYSSDNDSVVAVSHALFDAGLDASGTKNSNGNVLCGRMIRVWEEGKEGDKKVVEVVDRCTGCEVRDLDLGDGVFGGVTGQGQDRGRVRGGWEWV, encoded by the coding sequence ATGGCCGACCAACCAGTAGCCCCCGCCCGAGCCAGCACCCTCGAGATGGAACGAATCCGCTACGACCCCGAATGGGAGATCCCCACCAACTACCCCCCTCGAAAAAAGCCCGagaaccccctcctcgcaaAGATCAAGTCGACctttaccaccaccactccctcaaccctcccgccaccagcagcatcagcaccagccgTCGTCAACATCGACTCAAAAgaaacctccctccccccatccacctcccactCGGCCAACGGcgtcccccttcccccgGGTAAACAACACCCCGGCCTCCTAAGCAGGTACCTCCCCCCAGAAAAGCGCTGCTTTGGTCATCTCACCCGCCGTgccttcctcctgctcctcctcgccatcctttTCATCCTGGCCCTCGCCCTTGGTCTAGGCCTCGGCTTAGGTCTCCGACACCGTCAGTCCGAatccatccccctcccctggACCTCGGCCGGAAAGGGGGTACAAACCGGCTCCCTGACCTTTTACGAcccctcctctgccgccgGAGCATGCGGGTGGTACAGCTCCGATAACGActctgttgttgctgtttcgCATGCTCTGTTCGATGCTGGGTTGGATGCCTCGGGGACCAAAAACTCGAATGGGAACGTGCTCTGTGGACGGATGATACgagtttgggaggagggaaaggagggggataagaaggtggtggaggttgtggatCGGTGTACTGGTTGTGAGGTTAGGGATTTGgatttgggggatggggtttttgggggggttaCCGGGCAGGGGCAGGATAGGGGGcgggtgaggggggggtgggagtgggttTAA
- a CDS encoding hypothetical protein (EggNog:ENOG503NYQY): MLSHLRFHRRAPSNPSEPTPDQIATWEAAAGHHHDADNNTLQPLARVSSADPDLGRTPVDNSTQSPPARSAFDGNSTGFLGGVALHQLRRTMQESTAPDNAQSSLATSLPEKRFSRTKAPPPPINTGLAARPALTAVKPSKSSKSSSFFAPTDLQLGSGGSSARPSGARGSSDTALTQPPGAPSEPAPKGRKSLPFLRNSMSSLLLRRKTSNQPPESQPVVKTPTPDVSIRGTRIHDFSAPRPKRVTPSTEGALSASTTASQVETPAIADTPGARTDPGDVGHRLQEEVIPESTRSADGGWTLPPASEEAVPPVPPKDEPAMSTRTSSSATSAATTIGAGAPLDSKASVRTTASRSFSISKLSMKSSVRSAIPKHMKSTSSRFSFDMIGAAKQEKLLEERHRMREQEKKPADDIGLGQRDSRFDDFDEDFDYDAMMDDDGFEEDIPCVSMDYDIEEEEEEDPEAAGDPDNDQENFAGFVFQRSNPASAVASPHSPAGMLLPTPRDANGTVIGYAMTKDTTPGLLTPAFPDPSTLPKLEEAMDGLSIQPGDEPGGATLEQPTHRPTSLSVVESAPEAAPEPALESVPESQPEPVPEAELAPNPAPERRRLDDDIYFDDGLADELDFTGDGFVIDESIFDNNDTDKYGRPIPGAFAQAQEAMRAAQLRASNRTSDTTSDPSGASGAAASTGHTSISAATQQPVVESEHKVATEPLPAFQLAPQPPEMSPFPGQDLAYQAALAEAAQKAAASGKFRRNSSPTPEAELTVTSPTDSAESAENLDAILDDYEKEVSFDDYEKDYDDYGGGYQDDYDFDDDAIIAEANAEALANDSDGWYGQEFGFYSAPMPQGGYGHHNNSSSGNNSNGQQADLSAENLFSYANGGYFGPAGGLGRSKSGRIVCREPNLTPITERSEYSNRNSIMSLTLPPAIGSDTGRNSLTINSPGLAQLALLGDDENSLSVAAYMKARNRAFGAGGGGSQVSSREGSPKSERGPSESPFGGHLHAGSIGHGRKGSAFSVWSSSDVGEGEGGDGESGVTDGCFYCGWFWEQ, encoded by the coding sequence ATGCTGTCACACCTGCGATTCCACCGACGAGCCCCGTCCAACCCCTCCGAGCCCACCCCCGACCAGATTGCGACATGGGAAGCCGCTGCgggccaccaccatgacgctgacaacaacaccctACAGCCGCTTGCGCGAGTCTCCTCGGCCGACCCCGACCTCGGTCGCACACCTGTCGACAACAGCACCCAGTCGCCTCCCGCTCGCTCAGCCTTCGATGGAAACAGCACCGGATTCTTGGGCGGAGTAGCCCTGCATCAGCTTAGGAGGACCATGCAGGAGTCGACGGCACCCGATAATGCTCAGTCGTCTTTGGCTACCTCGCTGCCGGAAAAACGATTCTCGAGAACAAAggccccgccgccgcccatcAACACCGGTCTTGCTGCCCGGCCAGCTCTGACAGCCGTCAAACCGTCCAAGTCTTCCAAATCGTCATCCTTCTTTGCTCCGACAGATCTTCAGCTGGGATCAGGAGGATCCTCTGCTCGGCCGTCCGGGGCCCGCGGGTCTAGTGACACCGCTCTTACACAGCCGCCGGGAGCGCCTTCGGAGCCTGCTCccaaggggaggaagagtctACCATTTTTGCGAAATTCCATGTCATCATTATTGCTGAGGAGAAAAACAAGCAACCAGCCACCAGAGTCACAACCGGTGGTAaagacaccaacaccagaCGTGAGCATCAGGGGCACAAGAATCCACGATTTTAGCGCCCCACGCCCGAAAAGAGTAACCCCTAGTACCGAAGGTGCTTTAAGTGCTTCGACCACAGCTTCGCAGGTAGAAACGCCTGCGATTGCGGACACGCCGGGTGCGCGGACAGATCCTGGTGATGTCGGTCACCGCCTTCAAGAAGAGGTCATCCCGGAAAGCACGCGCAGTGCTGATGGGGGCTGGACGCTCCCTCCAGCTTCTGAAGAAGCAGTGCCACCCGTACCTCCCAAAGATGAGCCTGCCATGTCCACCCGGACTTCGTCGTCGGCCACCTCGGCGGCCACTACCATCGGTGCTGGTGCTCCATTGGACTCGAAAGCATCGGTCAGGACCACCGCCTCACGCTCGTTTTccatctccaagctctccatGAAGAGCTCGGTGCGGTCTGCCATTCCAAAACACATGAAGAGCACCTCGTCGAGGTTCAGTTTTGACATGATTGGAGCTGCCAAACAGGAAAAGCTTTTGGAAGAGCGCCATCGTATGCGTGaacaggagaagaagcccgcTGACGATATAGGACTGGGCCAGCGCGACTCGCGATTCGAtgactttgacgaggatTTTGACTATGACGCTATGATGGACGATGACGGGTTCGAAGAGGACATACCGTGTGTGAGTATGGATTACGAcattgaagaagaagaagaagaggaccCCGAAGCCGCTGGCGATCCGGACAATGACCAGGAGAACTTTGCTGGATTTGTCTTTCAGCGCTCGAACCCAGCCTCGGCGGTGGCCAGCCCTCATAGTCCGGCAgggatgctgctgccgacTCCACGAGATGCCAATGGGACAGTTATTGGCTACGCCATGACCAAGGACACGACACCAGGTCTGCTGACGCCCGCCTTTCCGGACCCTTCGACCTTGCcaaagttggaggaggccatgGACGGGTTGAGCATTCAGCCAGGGGATGAGCCTGGAGGTGCAACGTTGGAACAGCCTACTCATCGGCCCACCAGCCTGTCGGTTGTTGAGTCCGCCCCTGAGGCTGCCCCGGAACCTGCGCTCGAATCTGTGCCGGAGTCTCAACCCGAACCTGTGCCCGAAGCCGAACTCGCTCCGAACCCAGCAccggagaggaggaggcttgaCGATGACATTTACTTTGACGACGGGCTGGCTGATGAGCTGGACTTTACCGGTGATGGATTTGTCATTGACGAATCCATCTTTGACAATAACGATACAGACAAATACGGGCGCCCAATACCTGGTGCCTTTGCGCAAGCCCAGGAAGCCATGCGTGCTGCGCAGCTTCGGGCTTCCAACCGCACCTCTGACACGACATCGGATCCGTCCGGGGCTTCAGGGGCTGCGGCGTCCACTGGCCACACCTCCATCAGCGCCGCGACTCAGCAGCCGGTCGTTGAGTCCGAACACAAGGTAGCTACGGAACCATTACCCGCATTCCAACTGGCTCCTCAGCCACCAGAAATGTCGCCTTTCCCGGGCCAAGACCTAGCATACCAAGCTGCCCTCGCCGAAGCCGCTCAGAAGGCTGCGGCCTCGGGGAAATTCCGTCGCAActcgtcaccaacacccgAAGCTGAGCTCACCGTCACATCTCCAACTGACTCGGCCGAGTCAGCCGAGAACCTCGACGCAATCCTGGACGACTACGAAAAAGAGGTCAGCTTTGATGACTACGAGAAGGACTATGACGACTATGGCGGCGGCTACCAAGACGACTacgactttgacgacgatgCCATCATTGCCGAAGCCAATGCCGAGGCGCTCGCCAACGACTCGGACGGGTGGTATGGCCAAGAGTTTGGCTTTTACTCTGCCCCCATGCCGCAAGGGGGCTACGGGCATCataacaacagcagcagcggcaacaacTCCAACGGCCAGCAGGCCGACCTCAGTGCCGAGAATTTGTTTTCTTATGCCAACGGCGGGTATTTTGGCCCGGCTGGGGGGTTAGGCCGCAGCAAGAGCGGGCGCATCGTCTGCCGAGAACCAAACTTGACGCCCATCACGGAGCGGTCAGAGTACTCGAACCGTAACTCGATCATGTCCCTGACGCTCCCCCCCGCGATAGGGAGCGACACGGGAAGAAACTCGCTCACGATCAACAGTCCGGGTCTGGCGCAGCTGGCGCTGCTGGGGGACGACGAGAATTCGCTGAGTGTGGCTGCTTACATGAAGGCGAGAAACCGGGCGTTTGGtgccggcggcgggggcTCACAAGTCAGctcgagggaggggagtcCAAAGTCGGAGAGGGGACCGTCGGAGTCACCGTTCGGTGGGCACCTGCACGCCGGATCGATAGGTCACGGTAGGAAGGGGAGTGCCTTTTCGGTTTGGAGTAGTTctgatgttggggagggggagggaggggacggcGAGTCCGGCGTTACAGATGGCTGCTTTTACTgcgggtggttttgggaaCAATAA
- a CDS encoding hypothetical protein (EggNog:ENOG503P2AF; COG:S; antiSMASH:Cluster_2) yields MSQVQRLEALLRQKEHEKQEIMSQLSRARTSRSSATAAALDFESVPGNYQIAPSRPVLADNGRSRSNTIPRSVTAAPGIAAADSVSLQLDHVQSQDQSRPMKRSKTTHNAGPSSGTGMARSSSNMSIQPGVPSGSLSGPSSAMLEQYLGQGQMQQPVNAFFQSHSQLQPIPTGREMDVADFLSMRDTGGDLSGISPIAIPSSRMLSPQEASHYPDSGIPSACGSLTSGPSVGTTAMSRCNSNFNDNNAAILSQLEMVRIRSQHSTNGQARQDSFGPSQPPYHQPSLLGKRSATDLHMGTGPSAHFVGAYPSSAPTDSMLHQHQMKKSPSSQSSSHSISSAAIQELNAGYMNDDLGMERSVSRDSTKSNNSLKVRAKESLARQNVNAKSRQLQPKPDVVKKEQPTSATNKKDPKAVITKTKYERPKHPKVRCHQCNENPEGFRGEHELRRHTEAKHKSMVKKWICQDPGLLGIPHAETAAKPLSDCKQCSAFKQYGAYYNAAAHLRRTHFKVKARKGAGSKNGAKGASSAAKAEEEKRGGKGGGDWPPMSELKLWMMEVTVPMDQEGALGPDGSDSVGQVEQEDIDNELGAQAYGVPPNLLGMDAYSNMAVYAGLGGGFGQDLSSQGLQGELGSQLSDLYPLDTSVFAASFHGLPISSAGFGDCGPSQGHQLQQGMPSSSSMMSIDTSNYTSPVSSTATLTQAGMFVNDMLPPAMMHTRDDLHDMPFDLAFPVGGH; encoded by the exons ATGAGCCAGGTCCAAAGGTTAGAAGCATTGCTTCGACAAAAAGAGCACGAGAAGCAAGAGATCATGAGCCAGCTCAGCAGAGCCCGGACGTCCCGGTCCTCGGCCACAGCTGCCGCCCTCGACTTTGAGTCTGTCCCCGGCAACTACCAGATCGCTCCGTCACGACCAGTTCTCGCCGACAATGGACGATCAAGAAGCAACACGATACCCCGCAGTGTGACGGCTGCACCCggcattgctgctgctgacagTGTTTCCCTTCAGCTGGATCACGTCCAGTCACAG GACCAGAGCCGTCCCATGAAGCGTTCCAAGACCACACACAATGCTGGTCCATCCTCTGGCACGGGCATGGCGAGGTCCAGCTCAAATATGTCCATACAACCAGGTGTCCCCAGCGGCAGTCTGTCGGGTCCCAGTTCGGCCATGCTTGAGCAGTATCTTGGTCAAGGTCAGATGCAGCAGCCCGTCAACGCCTTCTTCCAGTCACATTCCCAGCTCCAACCAATACCAACGGGCAGAGAGATGGATGTTGCCGATTTTCTCTCGATGCGGGATACAGGAGGAGACCTTTCCGGCATCTCGCCCATCGCCATCCCTTCCTCCAGAATGTTGTCGCCCCAAGAGGCATCACATTATCCCGACTCGGGCATCCCATCGGCTTGTGGTTCTTTGACCTCGGGCCCATCTGTCGGAACCACGGCCATGTCAAGATGCAACAGCAacttcaacgacaacaacgcaGCCATCCTGTCCCAACTTGAGATGGTCCGCATTCGGTCACAGCATTCCACGAATGgacaagctcgacaagaCAGCTTTGGCCCGAGTCAGCCGCCATATCATCAACCTTCGTTGCTTGGAAAGAGGTCGGCCACAGACCTTCACATGGGAACCGGCCCCAGCGCCCACTTTGTCGGTGCCTATCCTTCTTCTGCGCCCACCGACTCGATGCTTCACCAACATCAGATGAAGAagtcgccctcctcccagtcgAGCTCTCACTCCATCTCGTCGGCGGCCATCCAGGAACTCAATGCGGGGTACATGAACGATGACCTCGGCATGGAGCGTTCGGTCTCCAGAGACAGCACCAAGTCAAATAATTCCCTCAAGGTCCGCGCCAAAGAATCTCTTGCTCGCCAGAACGTCAACGCCAAGTCTCGCCAACTTCAGCCAAAACCAGATGTCGTCAAGAAGGAACAACCCACATCggccaccaacaagaaggaCCCCAAGgccgtcatcaccaagaccaagtaTGAGCGCCCCAAGCACCCCAAGGTCCGCTGCCACCAGTGCAACGAGAACCCCGAAGGGTTCCGGGGTGAGCACGAGCTGCGCCGTCACACCGAAGCCAAACACAAGAGCATGGTCAAGAAGTGGATTTGCCAGGACCCTGGCCTGCTCGGCATCCCGCACGCAGAGACGGCCGCCAAGCCTCTGTCGGATTGCAAGCAATGTTCGGCCTTTAAGCAGTATGGCGCTTATTAcaatgctgctgctcacTTGAGACGCACTCacttcaaggtcaaggcaCGGAAGGGTGCTGGTTCCAAGAATGGTGCCAAGGGCGCCAGCTCGGCCGCCAaggcggaggaagagaagcgcggcggcaaaggcggcggcgactGGCCCCCCATGTCGGAGCTCAAGCtgtggatgatggaggtgacaGTGCCGATGGACCAGGAGGGTGCCCTCGGTCCTGACGGGAGCGACTCGGTGGGCCAGGTCGAACAAGAGGACATTGACAATGAACTCGGCGCGCAGGCTTATGGCGTGCCACCCAACCTTCTCGGCATGGACGCCTACAGCAACATGGCCGTCTACGCCGGACTTGGTGGGGGGTTCGGTCAGGATCTTTCGTCACAGGGTCTCCAAGGCGAGCTTGGATCGCAGCTCTCCGATCTGTATCCGCTCGACACCTCGGTCTTTGCCGCCTCTTTTCATGGCCTGCCAATCTCTTCGGCCGGTTTTGGGGACTGCGGTCCATCACAGGGACATCAGCTCCAGCAGGGCAtgccgtcctcctcttcgatGATGAGCATCGACACCTCCAACTACACTTCTCCAGTCTCGTCGACGGCCACTCTCACCCAGGCCGGCATGTTTGTCAACGACATGCTCCCGCCCGCCATGATGCACACCCGTGATGACTTGCACGACATGCCATTTGACCTTGCCTTTCCGGTTGGGGGGCACTAG
- a CDS encoding hypothetical protein (EggNog:ENOG503NVNY; antiSMASH:Cluster_2; COG:K) yields the protein MGNSRKAWVYLRETGALAAEFGLDREDGYAGSEGEDDLARRRLFWAVLISEREFAILRNKPITSFRRKPELPTFGYRYEDPGVHAGLLQLAEVYKPVGEDFVAAWNDTSPQNEDSPAAHNMKAAKLLELQRRLSQVTESGEEATEMQRVHLTITRQWLKLVTWQLSFRAHLLSFGNVHESMRFTYPLIIAHETLSFLNSLPPGRCYGRISTMEKIYEIGIWWLNVVGAVDNLELGRHGVKTDDNLLDAFVRVLSVGEQSRVLFAERLKMFAAAGDKSDLSYMVGRKFSQEVREQGHKEIKTEESEPRSVPRTAHSSSRYHHGGPSLAVDTPSPATNGPPTAPHTNETPPPPWFQGYNNSAITTPTSSGWASTTSEVNSPEILFSPDIVSPGPGATSFGYFRFPGPKPGEGA from the exons ATGGGAAACAGCCGAAAAGCCTGGGTGTATCTGCGAGAAACAGGTGCTCTGGCGGCCGAGTTTGGTCTGGATCGGGAAGATGGATATGCAGGTTcggaaggagaagatgacctggcgaggaggaggctgttcTGGGCAGTTCTGATTTCCGAGAG GGAATTTGCCATCCTGAGAAACAAGCCCATCACGAGCTTCAGACGGAAACCAGAACTGCCAACTTTTGGATACCGGTATGAAGATCCGGGTGTCCATGCTGGCTTGCTACAGCTGGCGGAGGTATACAAGCCGGTTGGTGAGGACTTTGTCGCTGCGTGGAAcgacacctccccccaaaacgAAGATTCGCCGGCCGCTCACAACATGAAAGCCGcaaagctgctggagctccAACGCCGTCTGTCACAGGTGACAGAGtcaggggaggaggcgacAGAAATGCAAAGGGTGCATCTCACGATTACTCGTCAGTGGCTGAAGCTGGTTACTTGGCAACTGTCGTTCCGCGCCCACCTGCTGTCGTTCGGCAACGTCCACGAAAGCATGCGGTTCACTTATCCGCTCATCATCGCCCACGAGACGTTGTCGTTTCTAAACTCGCTACCGCCAGGGCGCTGCTATGGTAGGATTTCGACCATGGAAAAGATTTACGAGATTGGCATCTGGTGGCTCAATGTCGTCGGGGCTGTGGATAACCTCGAGCTTGGGAGGCACGGTGTCAAGACAGATGATAACCTTCTGGACGCTTTTGTCAGGGTTCTCAGCGTCGGCGAACAGAGCAGGGTACTGTTTGCAGAACGGCTCAAGATGTttgccgctgctggcgaCAAGTCAGATCTCAGTTACATGGTGGGCAGGAAGTTCTCCCAAGAGGTGAGAGAGCAAGGACACAAAGAGATCAAGACGGAGGAGTCGGAGCCGAGATCTGTGCCGCGAACAGcacacagcagcagtagaTACCACCACGGCGGGCCGTCGCTGGCGGTGGACACGCCCTCACCGGCGACCAATGGGCCTCCAACGGCACCTCACACCAACGagacaccgccgccgccgtggttCCAGGGGTACAATAACAGTGCCATCACCACGCCTACCAGCTCTGGGTGGGCGTCGACGACGTCAGAGGTGAACAGTCCGGAGATTTTGTTCAGTCCTGACATTGTCAGTCCCGGGCCGGGAGCGACGAGCTTTGGGTATTTTCGCTTTCCGGGGCCAAAGccaggggagggggcttgA